Proteins encoded together in one Pyxidicoccus trucidator window:
- a CDS encoding sigma 54-dependent Fis family transcriptional regulator, whose translation MRQRPGESVFAGPVRSSRISRQQLLIQEPAPGTLCIRNIGKRRLLHQGRLVNEVEVSQGDVIEIEQQLVLLCTQRPAVLPVQPDAPGGCAPEFGDADAHGIIGESCAVWTLRRQLAAAAAQDTHILVQGPSGAGKELVARAIHSLSPRRQRPLVARSAATIPETLIDAEFFGSARHYPNTGAPERPGLIGEADGSYLFLDEIGELPVALQTRLLRVLDQGEYQRLGESRQRLANFRLLAATNRPLEVLRHDVLARFAVRLGLPGLDARPEDIPLIARGLLRRMAAGMPSLAQRFFSNARMDGHPRLSPSLVTALVRHPFETHIRELEYLLRRCIEVSAGSVITPCPELGASTPRSEPEQAVEVRHHTPGPHIARPPVSTPREPASREHLERQIFTDEERHLLGLQRQHRFNMSACGRDPEYPGVRQTAERHIRILLAKALFALDWQVAPAVALVGGAQGAAAFATLNDESCARVQQKLERFLESLNEKLPVQKGAEASLQDTLRDAYGVDSIHVLRVATALEEGRLASRPRPGPDSPTDP comes from the coding sequence ATGCGCCAGCGGCCTGGCGAGTCGGTCTTCGCCGGTCCGGTGCGCTCCAGCCGCATCTCGCGCCAACAGCTCCTCATCCAGGAGCCGGCTCCGGGCACTCTTTGCATTCGGAACATCGGCAAGCGCAGGCTGCTGCACCAGGGGCGTCTGGTCAACGAGGTGGAGGTCTCGCAGGGAGACGTCATCGAGATCGAGCAGCAGCTCGTGCTGCTGTGCACCCAGCGTCCGGCGGTCCTTCCCGTGCAGCCCGACGCTCCCGGAGGGTGTGCTCCCGAGTTTGGAGACGCGGATGCGCATGGGATCATCGGTGAGAGCTGTGCGGTCTGGACGTTACGCCGCCAGCTTGCCGCAGCTGCGGCGCAGGACACCCACATCCTGGTGCAAGGCCCGAGCGGCGCGGGCAAGGAACTGGTCGCCCGCGCCATCCATTCGCTCTCTCCCCGGCGCCAGCGACCGCTCGTGGCGCGCAGCGCGGCGACCATTCCCGAAACGCTGATCGACGCGGAGTTCTTCGGGAGCGCGCGCCACTACCCCAATACCGGAGCGCCGGAGCGCCCCGGACTCATCGGTGAGGCGGATGGGTCATACCTCTTCCTCGATGAAATCGGTGAGCTTCCCGTGGCACTCCAGACGCGGCTTCTCCGGGTGCTGGACCAGGGGGAGTACCAGCGGCTGGGCGAGTCCAGGCAGCGCCTGGCGAACTTCCGTCTGCTCGCGGCAACCAACCGCCCGCTCGAGGTGCTTCGGCACGACGTTCTGGCGCGCTTCGCGGTGCGTCTTGGACTGCCGGGCCTGGATGCGCGCCCAGAGGACATCCCTCTCATCGCTCGCGGACTGTTGCGGCGCATGGCCGCGGGCATGCCCTCCCTCGCGCAGCGCTTCTTCTCCAACGCTCGGATGGATGGTCATCCCCGCCTCTCTCCCTCGCTCGTGACCGCACTGGTGCGGCATCCCTTCGAGACGCACATCCGGGAGCTGGAATACCTGCTGCGCAGGTGCATCGAGGTGAGTGCGGGGAGTGTCATCACTCCCTGTCCGGAGCTGGGCGCGTCCACGCCGCGTTCCGAGCCGGAGCAGGCAGTGGAGGTGCGGCACCACACCCCAGGGCCGCACATCGCACGCCCTCCGGTGAGTACTCCGCGAGAACCGGCCAGCCGTGAGCACCTGGAGCGGCAGATCTTCACCGACGAGGAGCGCCACCTCCTGGGGCTCCAGCGTCAGCACCGCTTCAACATGAGCGCCTGCGGCCGCGACCCCGAGTATCCCGGGGTGCGACAGACCGCCGAGCGCCATATCCGCATCCTGCTCGCCAAGGCGCTGTTCGCCCTGGACTGGCAGGTGGCTCCGGCCGTGGCGCTCGTCGGAGGCGCGCAGGGCGCGGCGGCCTTCGCCACCCTGAACGACGAGTCGTGTGCACGGGTGCAGCAGAAGCTGGAACGTTTCCTGGAAAGCCTGAACGAGAAACTGCCCGTACAGAAGGGCGCGGAGGCAAGCCTCCAGGACACCCTGCGCGATGCCTACGGCGTGGACTCCATTCATGTCCTCCGGGTCGCCACGGCGCTCGAGGAGGGGCGGCTGGCCTCCCGCCCGCGTCCGGGTCCCGATTCCCCGACGGACCCTTGA
- a CDS encoding DEAD/DEAH box helicase — translation MKPEKETDAFGGSRRTPWNAPRGLDAVLQGWRSDRQLWPNFALDEATPARVGSFAPIPEDVAPQVREALQKRGIDQLFSHQAEAYRLARAGQSLVIATPTASGKSLCYNLPLLDRFAREPQARALYLFPTKALSRDQEEALRALMREAGLNHGAITFDGDTPADARRAARERSGVLLTNPDMLHTGILPHHASWARLFSNLRYVVIDELHTYRGVFGSHLANVLRRLQRVARFHGADPVFVAASATIGNPQAHARRMLGREVALVSESGAPSGERRVMVFNPPVVNAELGIRASYLKTAVRLTADLVRAGVSTLLFGQSRNNIEVMLKYLRDRFIEEKLDPSLIQGYRGGYLPGTRRATEAALRAGDVRCVVATNALELGIDIGSLDAVVCAGYPGSVAALMQRFGRAGRRGAGSLALLVTSSAPLDQYMASDPRFLIGAPVEHARIDPDNVEILVQHLKCASFELPFEEGEPFGDVPPESTAEALGFLAQHEVVHPTVGEAGRRVFHWSTDAYPANHVSLRSVGWDNVVIIERGTDRTLAEMDFRSAHTMLHEQAIYQHEGEQFQVEKFDYENHKAFVRKVAPDYFTDAMTYVRVHVIQEDQGAPMGPDLQAGMGEVSVIEKVVGYKKIKFHTHENVGYGDVALPEMQMHTTALWLTVPESVVRSMRAPRPAVIDALRGVANALRTVACVGLMIDPRDVGKTLGNRDDAEGPPRKDGGVGFDPTIFLYDNVPGGVGLAARLYDQRDELLLRARRLLESCACEEGCPACIGPATGTTPGNAPVEPFPRKRLGLELLSALGVAGMQ, via the coding sequence ATGAAGCCTGAGAAGGAAACCGACGCCTTCGGCGGGTCCCGGCGCACTCCGTGGAATGCGCCTCGCGGGCTGGACGCCGTCCTCCAGGGGTGGCGCTCGGACCGTCAGCTCTGGCCCAACTTCGCGCTCGACGAGGCCACACCCGCCCGGGTCGGCTCCTTCGCGCCCATTCCCGAGGACGTCGCCCCGCAGGTGCGCGAGGCCCTCCAGAAGCGCGGCATCGACCAGCTCTTCTCCCACCAGGCCGAGGCGTATCGCCTGGCTCGCGCGGGGCAGAGCCTGGTCATCGCCACGCCCACCGCCTCGGGCAAGAGCCTCTGCTACAACCTGCCGCTGCTGGACCGCTTCGCCCGCGAGCCGCAGGCCCGCGCCCTGTACCTGTTCCCCACCAAGGCCCTCTCCAGAGATCAGGAGGAGGCCCTCCGAGCGCTGATGCGCGAGGCGGGCCTGAACCACGGCGCGATTACCTTCGACGGGGACACTCCGGCGGATGCGCGCCGCGCGGCCCGGGAGCGCAGCGGCGTGCTGCTCACCAACCCGGACATGCTGCACACCGGCATCCTCCCGCACCACGCGAGCTGGGCGCGCCTGTTCTCCAACCTCCGCTACGTCGTCATCGACGAGCTGCACACGTACCGGGGCGTCTTCGGCTCGCACCTCGCCAACGTGCTGCGCCGCCTCCAGCGCGTGGCGCGCTTCCATGGCGCGGATCCGGTGTTCGTCGCCGCGTCGGCCACCATCGGCAACCCGCAGGCGCATGCGCGGCGGATGCTCGGGCGCGAGGTGGCGCTGGTGTCGGAGAGCGGTGCTCCCTCCGGCGAGCGTCGCGTCATGGTGTTCAACCCGCCCGTGGTGAACGCGGAGCTGGGCATCCGCGCCAGCTACCTCAAGACGGCCGTGCGCCTGACGGCTGACCTGGTGCGCGCGGGAGTGTCCACGCTGCTGTTCGGCCAGTCGCGCAACAACATCGAGGTGATGCTCAAGTACCTGCGAGATCGCTTCATCGAGGAGAAGCTGGACCCGTCCCTCATCCAGGGCTACCGCGGCGGCTACCTGCCGGGCACGCGTCGCGCCACCGAGGCGGCGCTGCGCGCGGGCGATGTGCGCTGCGTGGTGGCCACCAACGCGCTGGAGCTGGGCATCGACATCGGCTCGCTGGATGCGGTGGTGTGCGCGGGCTACCCGGGCTCGGTGGCCGCGCTGATGCAGCGCTTCGGCCGGGCAGGGCGGCGCGGCGCGGGGAGCCTGGCGCTCCTGGTGACGTCGAGCGCGCCGTTGGACCAGTACATGGCCTCGGACCCGCGCTTCCTCATCGGCGCGCCCGTGGAGCACGCGCGCATCGACCCGGACAACGTGGAGATCCTCGTCCAGCACCTCAAGTGCGCGTCCTTCGAGCTGCCGTTCGAGGAAGGCGAGCCCTTCGGGGACGTGCCGCCCGAGTCCACGGCGGAGGCGCTCGGCTTCCTCGCGCAGCACGAGGTGGTGCACCCCACCGTGGGCGAGGCGGGCCGCCGGGTGTTCCACTGGTCCACGGATGCGTACCCGGCCAACCACGTGTCCCTGCGCAGCGTGGGATGGGACAACGTGGTCATCATCGAGCGCGGCACGGACCGGACGCTGGCGGAGATGGACTTCCGCTCGGCGCACACGATGCTGCACGAGCAGGCCATCTACCAGCACGAGGGCGAGCAGTTCCAGGTCGAGAAGTTCGACTACGAGAACCACAAGGCCTTCGTACGCAAGGTGGCGCCGGACTACTTCACCGACGCGATGACCTACGTGCGCGTCCACGTCATCCAGGAGGATCAGGGCGCGCCCATGGGGCCGGACCTCCAGGCGGGCATGGGCGAGGTGAGCGTCATCGAGAAGGTGGTGGGCTACAAGAAGATCAAGTTCCACACGCACGAGAACGTGGGCTACGGCGACGTGGCCCTGCCGGAGATGCAGATGCACACCACGGCGCTCTGGCTGACGGTGCCGGAGTCGGTGGTGCGCTCGATGCGCGCGCCCCGGCCCGCCGTCATCGACGCGCTTCGCGGCGTGGCCAACGCCCTGCGCACCGTAGCGTGTGTGGGGTTGATGATCGACCCGAGGGACGTGGGCAAGACGCTCGGCAACCGGGACGACGCCGAGGGGCCTCCGCGCAAGGATGGTGGCGTGGGCTTCGACCCGACCATCTTCCTCTATGACAACGTGCCCGGCGGCGTGGGGCTGGCCGCGCGCCTGTATGACCAGCGGGACGAATTGCTGCTGAGGGCCCGGCGGCTGCTGGAGTCCTGCGCGTGCGAAGAGGGGTGTCCGGCCTGCATCGGTCCGGCCACCGGGACGACGCCTGGCAACGCGCCGGTAGAGCCCTTCCCGCGCAAGCGGTTGGGGCTGGAGCTCCTCTCGGCGCTCGGCGTCGCGGGCATGCAGTAG
- a CDS encoding ribonuclease H-like domain-containing protein produces the protein MDLKRKLARLNGVGPGGRTPAKPSVTEEQGGGPSAPSAGWTESRQEVTPASAIAPGASPSTGEPHADTSNASIAARGESRQDVGSAPAAVPRWNAGSVPVTAPEVVPSEASGAPAEPSRPQDPRVAALRRMLADWSQRQETSSARRAAVPAPPPPGPLPVEARTTPHGTVHVSERVLSPEHRHGSAPLAGALDVEGELVASLALQAELAGVDFQRMLFLDTETTGLAGGTGTVPFLVGLAWFEGRSLRVHQLFLRRLGEESPMLRVLSERMARSSCLVTFNGKSFDWPLLRTRFVLNRVPAPAELPHLDLLHCARRVFKHRNSGARLVHMEEQVLGHRRVGDVDGALIPDLYFRFLRGGDGSALTPVLEHNVNDLLLLAALLGELVRRFRAGSAGASVPSGEDPRDLLGFAGVALRARDYSRAQAFARAAAAGDNGTVGVEALALASRLSRKAGDPTAAAGHLHQALNAARGFQAATLHLELTKLYEHALKDLPRALQHARLAAAAELPEDHRRRVARLEARLARMAGAYSLDLPARPQRSEA, from the coding sequence GTGGACCTCAAGCGCAAGCTGGCACGGCTGAACGGTGTGGGCCCGGGGGGCAGGACTCCGGCGAAGCCCTCCGTGACGGAGGAGCAGGGCGGCGGTCCGTCGGCGCCGTCCGCTGGCTGGACGGAGTCGCGCCAGGAGGTGACTCCCGCTTCCGCCATTGCTCCAGGTGCCAGCCCGTCCACGGGAGAGCCGCACGCGGATACGAGCAATGCCTCCATCGCTGCCCGGGGTGAGTCGCGCCAGGACGTGGGCTCCGCCCCTGCCGCCGTGCCGCGCTGGAACGCGGGCTCGGTCCCTGTCACCGCTCCCGAAGTTGTTCCGAGTGAAGCGAGCGGAGCGCCCGCCGAGCCCTCGCGTCCCCAGGACCCGCGCGTCGCCGCCCTGCGCCGGATGCTCGCGGACTGGTCGCAGCGGCAGGAGACCTCCTCCGCGCGCCGGGCCGCGGTGCCCGCACCGCCGCCTCCCGGCCCGCTGCCCGTGGAGGCCCGCACGACGCCGCACGGCACCGTCCATGTCTCCGAGCGCGTGCTTTCCCCGGAACACCGCCACGGCAGCGCGCCGCTGGCGGGAGCGCTGGACGTCGAGGGCGAGCTCGTCGCCAGCCTCGCGCTGCAAGCGGAGCTGGCCGGCGTGGACTTCCAGCGGATGCTCTTCCTGGACACGGAGACGACGGGCCTCGCCGGTGGAACGGGCACGGTGCCGTTCCTCGTGGGACTGGCCTGGTTCGAGGGGCGCTCGCTGCGCGTGCACCAGCTCTTCCTGCGCCGGCTGGGCGAGGAGTCCCCCATGCTGCGCGTGCTCTCCGAGCGCATGGCGCGGTCCTCGTGCCTCGTCACGTTCAACGGCAAGAGCTTCGACTGGCCCCTGCTGCGCACGCGCTTCGTCCTCAACCGCGTCCCCGCGCCCGCCGAGCTTCCCCACCTGGACCTGCTGCACTGCGCACGCCGCGTCTTCAAGCACCGGAACTCCGGCGCACGGCTGGTGCACATGGAGGAACAGGTCCTCGGGCACCGCCGCGTCGGCGACGTGGATGGCGCGCTCATCCCCGACCTGTACTTCCGCTTCCTGCGGGGAGGGGACGGCTCGGCGCTGACGCCCGTGCTGGAGCACAACGTCAACGACCTGCTGCTCCTGGCCGCGCTGCTCGGCGAGCTGGTGCGGCGCTTCCGGGCGGGGAGCGCGGGGGCCTCGGTGCCCTCGGGCGAGGACCCACGTGACTTGCTGGGGTTCGCGGGGGTCGCCCTCCGGGCCCGGGACTATTCGCGGGCGCAGGCCTTCGCCCGGGCCGCGGCGGCGGGGGATAACGGCACGGTGGGTGTCGAGGCCCTGGCGCTGGCCTCCCGCCTGTCACGCAAGGCGGGCGACCCGACGGCCGCGGCCGGCCACCTGCACCAGGCGCTCAACGCCGCGCGAGGCTTCCAGGCCGCGACCCTGCACCTGGAGTTGACCAAGCTCTACGAGCACGCCCTCAAGGACCTTCCGAGGGCGCTGCAGCACGCGCGGCTCGCCGCGGCGGCCGAGCTGCCCGAGGACCACCGGCGCCGTGTCGCGCGGCTGGAGGCACGGCTCGCGCGCATGGCCGGGGCGTACTCGCTGGACCTGCCCGCGCGGCCCCAGCGCTCCGAGGCCTGA
- a CDS encoding FKBP-type peptidyl-prolyl cis-trans isomerase, whose product MKITKDSVVSIDFRLHLGDGKAVDESEPGEPLVYLQGYEEIVPGLEKVLEGKSKGDTLQVVVTPDEGYGDYDPDGLEEVPRTEFPEGLELVAGGVLSATDPDGDEVDFFIKEVKGDTVLVDFNHPLAGKTLHFDVTVRDVRAATAEELEHGHAHGPHDEEH is encoded by the coding sequence ATGAAAATTACCAAGGACAGCGTTGTCTCCATCGATTTCCGGCTCCACCTCGGTGACGGGAAGGCGGTGGACGAGAGCGAGCCCGGAGAGCCGCTCGTCTACCTGCAAGGGTACGAGGAAATCGTCCCCGGGCTGGAGAAGGTGCTGGAAGGCAAGTCGAAGGGCGACACCCTCCAGGTGGTCGTCACCCCCGACGAGGGCTACGGCGACTACGACCCGGATGGCCTCGAGGAAGTTCCCCGTACCGAGTTCCCCGAGGGCCTGGAGCTGGTGGCCGGCGGCGTCCTCAGCGCCACGGACCCGGACGGTGACGAGGTGGACTTCTTCATCAAGGAAGTGAAGGGCGACACGGTGCTGGTGGACTTCAACCACCCGCTGGCCGGCAAGACGCTCCACTTCGACGTCACCGTGCGCGACGTGCGCGCCGCGACGGCCGAGGAGCTCGAGCACGGCCACGCGCACGGCCCGCACGACGAAGAGCACTGA